Within the Salinibacterium sp. TMP30 genome, the region GTGAACCGAGCGGATGTCGACGGGGTCGAGCCCCAGATCGCGAGCCTGCTGCGCGGCGGCGGCCGCAACATCCGCTGACCCGTCTTGAAGGTTGTGATTGACGATCACAGCGCCGGCCCGCACGCCAGCCTTAGGCGCCTCGAAGGCAGTCGCCGCCGCAAGCGCGAGAGAGTCGGGGCCACCGCTCAAGGCGACAAGCACGAGCGGTTCGGGGCCGGTTGCCGTTTCGTGCGAGGCTGAACTAGTCGAACCGGTCTTCGCGTTCGCGGCCAGAAGCGCGGCAAGTGCAGTGCGAACGGCACGACGCACGTCAGCGATTGCTGGGGTTAGGCGGGGGCGCCGATCAGAGTGCATCCAGTAACGTTATTGCAGCAACCCCCCAATTTTCTTAGGAGCAGCTAGATGGCCGCATACGACGTTGTCGTTGAGATTCCGCGCGGAAGCCGGAACAAGTACGAAGTTGACCACAAGACCGGTCGTGTTTTTCTTGACCGTTACCTCTTCACCACCTTCGCCTACCCCACCGACTACGGCTTCTTTGAGAACACTCTCGGCCTCGATGGTGACCCCGTAGACGCATTGATCCTGCTTGACGCCCCCACCTTCCCCGGTGTTGGCATCTCGGTTCGTCCCGTTGCAGTGCTCAACATGAGCGACGACGGCGGCATCGACTCGAAGGTCATCTGCGTTCAGGCCAAGGACCCACGCTGGTCGCACATTCAGGACCTCACCGATGTTCCGGAGTTCACACGCCGCGAGATCGAGCACTTCTTCGAGCACTACAAAGACTTAGAGCCCGGCAAGTGGGTCAAGCTCGACGGGTGGGGCGATGCAGCAGAAGCTGAAGAGATCGTTCTGGCTGGCATCGAGAAGCTCAAGGCCGAAGGGCACTAAACCTCCGCTGGTGCTAGCGGCCGGTGAACTCATCCATTGAGCGGTACACCTTGAATACGCGGTCGGCGATGAAATCCCAGGCTCGCGTTGGCAGGAGCCCTCTGACTCCGCGAGCGAACCCCACACTCCACGGTTTCATGAGTAGCGGTTTGCCGCGGAGCATGGCCGACCAGGCGGCAGCTGTTGCTTTTTCCGGGGTCATGATGGGGGTGAGTAGGGGCCCGCGGGCTCCGGCAAACATCCCCGTACTGATGTAGCTGGGGGCAAAAGTCGTCACCATCACGGTGCGGTGGCCCGCTTTGATCAGTTCGAGGCGGAGCGAGTCACTCCAGCCGATCATTGCCCATTTGGATGCTGCATACACACTCATACGCGGATTGGAGATGGTGCCCGCGGCGGAGGCGATGTTCAGGATTCGGGCGGGGCCAGTGCTGGCAATCATCGCAGGCAGGAACTCGCGAGTGAGATACATGGCGGCAAGAGTATTGATCTGCATGGTCGCTTCGATGTCGCCGATGGGCTCGTTATCCCAAAAATATCCGCTGCGGATGATGCCCGCGTTATTGATGACTACCTGTGGGTCGCCAACTTCGGTGCGAATCCGTTCCGCGACCGCAGCGATTGCTGTGCGCGACGAGAGGTCGACAACGTAGCTGGCGACGGAACCTCCCGCCACCCGCAGCGCCGACGCCGCTACCTCGAGCGATGCAGAATCGACGTCAAGAAGAACAACATGTGCGGCACCCTCGCTGACGGCACGATGGGCATACATTTGGCCCATTCCTCGGGCCGCACCGGTGATGACAACTGTTAGTCCAGCAACGGAGTCGATGTGATCCCCCTATTCCGCCGAAGGCTTTCAGCCTTCAGGCTTGCGCGCCGTCAGGCTTTCACCCGTCCGGCTCGCGAGCGGTCGTTAGCCTAGACGAATGCCCTTATTTGCCATGAAGGGAACTGGGTCGGTAGTGCTCCAGCCGCCGGGGCGAACCTCAAAGTGAAGGTGGCATCCGCTGGAATTTCCGGTGTTGCCGACCCGAGCGATTTTGGTGCCCACGGCGACATTCTGGCCGTACGAGACGTTGATGCCACCGGGCATTATGTGACCGTACGCGGTGCGCAGTCCGTTGGCGTGCTCGATGATGATGTAGTTTCCGTAGCCACCGTTCCAGCCATAGCCCGCGTAAACGACGGTTCCGGCGGAGGCGGCAAAGATACTTGAGCCACAACCGGCACCCAAATCTGTGCCCTTATGGAAGCTCGAGCCGTATTGTGAGCTGAAACCATAAACGGAGGTGATGTAGCCGCCTGCGGGGCGAACCCACCCGCTCAAGCTGATCTCACCAGCGTCAAGGTTCGGAACCTGGGCGGCCGCAGCTGCCGCCGCTGCAGCAGCCTGCGCTGCCGCTCGTGCTGCCTCACGCTCACGCACGCCAGCCAAATAGTCTGCCTCGGTGGTTTGGCGTGCGGCTGTCAGCGCGACGAGCTGGGCATCGAACTCGACCTTGCGTTCCTGCTGCTCGGCGAGGGCTGCTTCGGCTGCTGCTGCTGCTGCTTGAGCCTCAGCGAACGCCTTCTCTGCGGCAATCTTGAGCACTTCAAGTTCGGCGCGAGCAACTTCAGCGGCATCGCTCAGCGACTGTGCTGTATTGCGGGCCTGAACGGCACGATCAAAGAGCGCGGATGTCTGCTGCGAAATCTTCGACGACATACCCAAGTTGTAGAGCAGTGCGTCGGCGTCTTGCGAGTTAGTGAGGAGGTTAGTGGTTACGTCGCCACCGCCGGCACGCACGAGCCGTGCGGCAAGCTCACCGATTCGTTTCTCAGCTTCGTCTGCTTCGGCGCTGGCGGCATCCGCTTGCTCTTGCAAAGTTTCAGTCTGGGCCGACTTGGCCTGGTATTTGGTGTCGGCTTCTTGCCAGATGTTGCCCTTTTCTTCGGCATCTTTCTGGGCAGCTACGGCCTGAGATTCAAGTTGAACGAGTGCGGCCTTGATGCGGGCTACTACCGCTTTGGTTGCGGCTTCGTTGTTGCGAGCTTCGGTAACGTCGCTCCACGTGGGGTAGTCGTCCGCGAAGGCGGCCTGGCTGCTGCCGTTATAAAGTGTGCCTCCGACGACGAGGCTGAGCACGGCGGTGAACCCGACGATTCGAAAAATTAATGAGCGCAGCGTGAGCTTTGCTGCGGTCCCCCGACTCGCATGCGTGGCGTTCATTGTTCCCCTCAACCCTGGTGACCGCAGACTAATGTTCATTAGTCACAGCAATAACATTGACCACACTAACAACACGTGGCCCAAAAGTCTCAACCTTTCAATGAACGTAGTATCTGTTGGTCCCAGAGTCGAGTACATTTGAGCCTGTTGGAAAAAGGGTTTTTGCGAGATACCAAACTTGCTTGCTTCTCGGTTTGGTAATTCACGAAAGTCGCCGTATGCTTTTCCCTCGGTAGCTAAGAAGTTCTGTGACTTCGAGGCCCCATCGTTTAGTGGCCTAGGACACCGCCCTTTCACGGCGGCAGCACGGGTTCGAATCCCGTTGGGGTCACCAGACAAAACACAGAATTTAATAGCTTGGCCCTGTAGCGCAGTTGGTTAGCGCGCCGCCCTGTCACGGCGGAGGTCGCCGGTTCAAGTCCGGTCAGGG harbors:
- a CDS encoding inorganic diphosphatase; translated protein: MAAYDVVVEIPRGSRNKYEVDHKTGRVFLDRYLFTTFAYPTDYGFFENTLGLDGDPVDALILLDAPTFPGVGISVRPVAVLNMSDDGGIDSKVICVQAKDPRWSHIQDLTDVPEFTRREIEHFFEHYKDLEPGKWVKLDGWGDAAEAEEIVLAGIEKLKAEGH
- a CDS encoding SDR family NAD(P)-dependent oxidoreductase, which produces MDSVAGLTVVITGAARGMGQMYAHRAVSEGAAHVVLLDVDSASLEVAASALRVAGGSVASYVVDLSSRTAIAAVAERIRTEVGDPQVVINNAGIIRSGYFWDNEPIGDIEATMQINTLAAMYLTREFLPAMIASTGPARILNIASAAGTISNPRMSVYAASKWAMIGWSDSLRLELIKAGHRTVMVTTFAPSYISTGMFAGARGPLLTPIMTPEKATAAAWSAMLRGKPLLMKPWSVGFARGVRGLLPTRAWDFIADRVFKVYRSMDEFTGR
- a CDS encoding M23 family metallopeptidase; amino-acid sequence: MNATHASRGTAAKLTLRSLIFRIVGFTAVLSLVVGGTLYNGSSQAAFADDYPTWSDVTEARNNEAATKAVVARIKAALVQLESQAVAAQKDAEEKGNIWQEADTKYQAKSAQTETLQEQADAASAEADEAEKRIGELAARLVRAGGGDVTTNLLTNSQDADALLYNLGMSSKISQQTSALFDRAVQARNTAQSLSDAAEVARAELEVLKIAAEKAFAEAQAAAAAAEAALAEQQERKVEFDAQLVALTAARQTTEADYLAGVREREAARAAAQAAAAAAAAAAQVPNLDAGEISLSGWVRPAGGYITSVYGFSSQYGSSFHKGTDLGAGCGSSIFAASAGTVVYAGYGWNGGYGNYIIIEHANGLRTAYGHIMPGGINVSYGQNVAVGTKIARVGNTGNSSGCHLHFEVRPGGWSTTDPVPFMANKGIRLG